Proteins from a genomic interval of Chanos chanos chromosome 3, fChaCha1.1, whole genome shotgun sequence:
- the LOC115808823 gene encoding putative N-acetyltransferase 8B, which yields MAPKNNLQFAIRQYKPSDKAAVISLFRFGILEHVYPAFFKAMSHPDHIGIALSVSIAGYVLGGSSYFQALLFGGAWAAVVYYCCHEIHDGYLKRRLDTEMADIQTYFLDNPNNNFWVAEMEVNGRSRVAGLVAVVARKGETDDGKGNGWNDGVIDAASLIGAGGDGSAGEVFKLVVSPQRRGNGLGMHLAETAIEFCKEQGLSTIVIETSSTQTAALALFQKLGFKQTASHNNTHANPWVSKLARISVFRMEKLL from the exons ATGGCACCCAAAAATAACT TGCAGTTTGCCATTAGACAGTACAAGCCCTCGGACAAAGCCGCCGTCATCTCTCTTTTCCGTTTCGGCATTCTGGAGCATGTCTACCCGGCGTTCTTTAAGGCCATGAGTCATCCAGACCACATCGGCATCGCCCTCAGTGTTTCCATAGCCGGTTACGTCTTGGGCGGAAGCTCGTATTTCCAGGCGTTGCTGTTCGGCGGGGCGTGGGCTGCCGTGGTGTACTACTGTTGTCACGAGATTCACGATGGCTACCTCAAAAGACGGCTGGACACAGAGATGGCCGACATTCAAACTTACTTCCTGGACaaccccaacaacaacttcTGGGTGGCGGAAATGGAGGTCAACGGGAGGTCCAGGGTGGCAGGGCTGGTGGCTGTGGTTGCAAGAAAGGGCGAAACTGACGATGGGAAGGGGAATGGTTGGAATGATGGGGTAATTGACGCAGCCTCTCTGATTGGTGCAGGGGGGGACGGTAGTGCCGGTGAGGTCTTTAAACTCGTCGTTTCGCCACAGCGCCGTGGCAATGGCCTGGGTATGCATCTGGCTGAGACAGCTATTGAGTTCTGCAAAGAGCAGGGGCTCTCCACCATCGTCatagagaccagttcaacccagACAGCCGCCCTGGCGTTGTTTCAAAAACTGGGCTTCAAGCAGACAGCCAGtcacaacaacacacacgccAACCCCTGGGTCTCCAAACTGGCCCGGATCAGTGTGTTCCGTATGGAGAAGCTGCTCTGA